In Vitis vinifera cultivar Pinot Noir 40024 chromosome 17, ASM3070453v1, one genomic interval encodes:
- the LOC100263884 gene encoding protein MICRORCHIDIA 6 isoform X1 produces the protein MSFPDIVDLCSDDEHVEVDVKPVKLEPNIIEREIQLFKCHEILQAQYQLSKTHCRTQESEENRDSNALSTAQSSTSILDQGQSPMDDTSLSSTSPICPAPLCRQFWKAGNYDDELGSKVTLQNGKNYLHVHPMFLHSNATSHKWAFGAIAELLDNAVDEIQNGATFVIVDKTSNPRDGSPALLIQDDGGGMGPEAMRCCMSFGFSDKKSKSAIGQYGNGFKTSSMRLGADVIVFSRHLDNGKLTQSAGLLSYSFLRQTGHDRIVVPMVDYEFNTSTSNMEPLHRYGKKHFTSNLSILLRWSPYSTEQELLKQFDDIGYHGTKVVIYNLWFSDDGNVELDFDSDPEDIRIGGDIKQVTTIPAWKTINEQHIANRFHISLRVYLSILYLRIPQNFNIILRGKVVEHHNIANDLKFPEFILYRPQTGGLVEGTVVTTIGFLKEAPQVNIHGFNVYHKNRLILPFWQVVNYSDSRGRGVVGVLEANFIEPIHNKQDFERTSLFQKLEGRLKEMTWEYWDYHCGLIGYQVKKKPRTLVSPHISSHGSPHIAMEKPIGLNQSSPAIGNIKATPPGGAFQHPAATASHCLAGRPGEPITDSQSRSQQGASLKRTEHDHPVEPEKKKHAGIKEIVTDTHSQETQPVDIFANHSKDQEAMTLMQENKKLHAQCLEYEKREKELSVKMIQLRNELREVHNEQARLLAELQHLDAIKDEK, from the exons ATGAGCTTTCCGGACATTGTGGACTTGTGTAGTGATGATGAGCATGTGGAAGTTGATGTCAAACCAGTTAAATTGGAGCCTAATATCATTGAGAGAGAAATACAACTATTTAAGTGCCATGAAATCCTACAAGCTCAATATCAATTGTCTAAAACCCATTGTAGAACACAGGAGTCTGAAGAAAATAGAGATTCAAATGCTTTAAGTACTGCTCAAAGTAGCACTAGTATATTGGATCAAGGGCAATCTCCAATGGATGATACGAGCCTTTCTTCTACATCACCTATATGTCCTGCACCACTATGTCGTCAATTTTGGAAAGCTGGGAACTATGATGATGAGCTTGGTTCTAAGGTTACACTCCAAA AtggtaaaaattatttacatgtgcACCCCATGTTCCTTCATTCAAATGCCACTTCACATAAGTGGGCTTTTGGTG CCATTGCAGAGCTTCTAGACAATGCAGTTGATGAG ATTCAAAATGGGGCCACCTTTGTAATTGTAGATAAAACCTCAAATCCAAGAGATGGAAGTCCAGCATTGTTAATTCAAg ATGACGGTGGTGGAATGGGCCCAGAAGCAATGCGGTGCTGTATGAGTTTTGGATTCTCAGATAAGAAATCAAAATCGGCAATTGGACAAT ATGGAAATGGCTTCAAGACCAGCTCTATGAGACTTGGAGCAGATGTTATTGTCTTCAGCCGCCACCTGGACAATGG GAAGTTGACTCAAAGCGCTGGTCTCCTTTCTTATTCATTTCTCAGACAAACAGGCCATGACAGAATAGTAGTACCTATG GTGGATTATGAGTTTAACACATCAACTAGCAATATGGAACCCTTGCATCGATATGGTAAAAAACATTTCACGTCTAATCTCTCCATTCTTTTGCGGTGGTCTCCATATTCAACAGAGCAAGAGCTTCTAAAGCAA TTTGATGACATTGGGTATCATGGCACAAAAGTTGTCATCTACAATTTATGGTTCAGTGATGATGGGAATGTGGAGCTGGATTTTGATTCAGATCCTGAG GATATACGTATAGGTGGGGATATCAAACAGGTTACAACAATTCCTGCTTGGAAAACAATAAATGAACAGCACATTGCCAACCGATTCCATATTTCCCTCCGT GTATACTTGTCCATCTTGTACTTGCGAATACctcaaaatttcaatataaTATTGCGTGGGAAAGTTGTTGAGCATCATAATATCGCCAATGATCTCAAATTTCCAGAATTCATCTTGTACAGACCTCAAACTGGTGGACTTGTGGAG GGTACAGTTGTAACTACCATAGGGTTTCTTAAAGAAGCTCCACAAGTGAATATCCATGGCTTCAATGTCTACCATAAGAACCGTCTAATActg CCATTTTGGCAGGTTGTAAACTACTCAGACAGTAGAGGCAGAGGAGTTGTTG GTGTTCTGGAAGCAAACTTTATTGAGCCAATTCACAATAAACAAGATTTTGAAAGAACTTCACTTTTTCAAAAACTTGAAGGCCGCTTGAAGGAAATGACATGGGAATACTG GGATTATCACTGTGGACTAATTGGGTATCAGGTTAAGAAAAAGCCTCGAACACTTGTATCTCCGCATATTTCTTCTCATGGTTCACCACATATTGCTATGGAAAAGCCAATTGGGTTGAATCAGAGTTCCCCTGCTATTGGTAATATAAAAGCAACACCTCCAGGTGGAGCCTTCCAACATCCAGCAGCTACTGCTTCCCATTGTTTAGCTGGAAGACCAGGCGAACCAATAACTGATTCTCAAAGCAGATCCCAACAAG GAGCATCTCTGAAGAGGACAGAGCATGACCATCCTGTAGAAcctgaaaagaaaaagcacgCTGGGATAAAGGAAATTGTAACTGACACTCACAGTCAGGAAACACAG CCTGTTGATATTTTTGCAAATCATTCAAAAGACCAAGAGGCCATGACCTTGATGCAAGAAAACAAGAAGCTCCATGCACA ATGCTTGGAATATGAGAAGAGGGAGAAAGAACTTAGTGTCAAG ATGATACAGCTCCGAAATGAACTAAGAGAGGTTCACAATGAGCAGGCCCGGTTGTTGGCTGAATTGCAACATTTAGACGCAATCAAGGATGAAAAATGA
- the LOC100263884 gene encoding protein MICRORCHIDIA 6 isoform X2 produces the protein MSFPDIVDLCSDDEHVEVDVKPVKLEPNIIEREIQLFKCHEILQAQYQLSKTHCRTQESEENRDSNALSTAQSSTSILDQGQSPMDDTSLSSTSPICPAPLCRQFWKAGNYDDELGSKVTLQNGKNYLHVHPMFLHSNATSHKWAFAIAELLDNAVDEIQNGATFVIVDKTSNPRDGSPALLIQDDGGGMGPEAMRCCMSFGFSDKKSKSAIGQYGNGFKTSSMRLGADVIVFSRHLDNGKLTQSAGLLSYSFLRQTGHDRIVVPMVDYEFNTSTSNMEPLHRYGKKHFTSNLSILLRWSPYSTEQELLKQFDDIGYHGTKVVIYNLWFSDDGNVELDFDSDPEDIRIGGDIKQVTTIPAWKTINEQHIANRFHISLRVYLSILYLRIPQNFNIILRGKVVEHHNIANDLKFPEFILYRPQTGGLVEGTVVTTIGFLKEAPQVNIHGFNVYHKNRLILPFWQVVNYSDSRGRGVVGVLEANFIEPIHNKQDFERTSLFQKLEGRLKEMTWEYWDYHCGLIGYQVKKKPRTLVSPHISSHGSPHIAMEKPIGLNQSSPAIGNIKATPPGGAFQHPAATASHCLAGRPGEPITDSQSRSQQGASLKRTEHDHPVEPEKKKHAGIKEIVTDTHSQETQPVDIFANHSKDQEAMTLMQENKKLHAQCLEYEKREKELSVKMIQLRNELREVHNEQARLLAELQHLDAIKDEK, from the exons ATGAGCTTTCCGGACATTGTGGACTTGTGTAGTGATGATGAGCATGTGGAAGTTGATGTCAAACCAGTTAAATTGGAGCCTAATATCATTGAGAGAGAAATACAACTATTTAAGTGCCATGAAATCCTACAAGCTCAATATCAATTGTCTAAAACCCATTGTAGAACACAGGAGTCTGAAGAAAATAGAGATTCAAATGCTTTAAGTACTGCTCAAAGTAGCACTAGTATATTGGATCAAGGGCAATCTCCAATGGATGATACGAGCCTTTCTTCTACATCACCTATATGTCCTGCACCACTATGTCGTCAATTTTGGAAAGCTGGGAACTATGATGATGAGCTTGGTTCTAAGGTTACACTCCAAA AtggtaaaaattatttacatgtgcACCCCATGTTCCTTCATTCAAATGCCACTTCACATAAGTGGGCTTTTG CCATTGCAGAGCTTCTAGACAATGCAGTTGATGAG ATTCAAAATGGGGCCACCTTTGTAATTGTAGATAAAACCTCAAATCCAAGAGATGGAAGTCCAGCATTGTTAATTCAAg ATGACGGTGGTGGAATGGGCCCAGAAGCAATGCGGTGCTGTATGAGTTTTGGATTCTCAGATAAGAAATCAAAATCGGCAATTGGACAAT ATGGAAATGGCTTCAAGACCAGCTCTATGAGACTTGGAGCAGATGTTATTGTCTTCAGCCGCCACCTGGACAATGG GAAGTTGACTCAAAGCGCTGGTCTCCTTTCTTATTCATTTCTCAGACAAACAGGCCATGACAGAATAGTAGTACCTATG GTGGATTATGAGTTTAACACATCAACTAGCAATATGGAACCCTTGCATCGATATGGTAAAAAACATTTCACGTCTAATCTCTCCATTCTTTTGCGGTGGTCTCCATATTCAACAGAGCAAGAGCTTCTAAAGCAA TTTGATGACATTGGGTATCATGGCACAAAAGTTGTCATCTACAATTTATGGTTCAGTGATGATGGGAATGTGGAGCTGGATTTTGATTCAGATCCTGAG GATATACGTATAGGTGGGGATATCAAACAGGTTACAACAATTCCTGCTTGGAAAACAATAAATGAACAGCACATTGCCAACCGATTCCATATTTCCCTCCGT GTATACTTGTCCATCTTGTACTTGCGAATACctcaaaatttcaatataaTATTGCGTGGGAAAGTTGTTGAGCATCATAATATCGCCAATGATCTCAAATTTCCAGAATTCATCTTGTACAGACCTCAAACTGGTGGACTTGTGGAG GGTACAGTTGTAACTACCATAGGGTTTCTTAAAGAAGCTCCACAAGTGAATATCCATGGCTTCAATGTCTACCATAAGAACCGTCTAATActg CCATTTTGGCAGGTTGTAAACTACTCAGACAGTAGAGGCAGAGGAGTTGTTG GTGTTCTGGAAGCAAACTTTATTGAGCCAATTCACAATAAACAAGATTTTGAAAGAACTTCACTTTTTCAAAAACTTGAAGGCCGCTTGAAGGAAATGACATGGGAATACTG GGATTATCACTGTGGACTAATTGGGTATCAGGTTAAGAAAAAGCCTCGAACACTTGTATCTCCGCATATTTCTTCTCATGGTTCACCACATATTGCTATGGAAAAGCCAATTGGGTTGAATCAGAGTTCCCCTGCTATTGGTAATATAAAAGCAACACCTCCAGGTGGAGCCTTCCAACATCCAGCAGCTACTGCTTCCCATTGTTTAGCTGGAAGACCAGGCGAACCAATAACTGATTCTCAAAGCAGATCCCAACAAG GAGCATCTCTGAAGAGGACAGAGCATGACCATCCTGTAGAAcctgaaaagaaaaagcacgCTGGGATAAAGGAAATTGTAACTGACACTCACAGTCAGGAAACACAG CCTGTTGATATTTTTGCAAATCATTCAAAAGACCAAGAGGCCATGACCTTGATGCAAGAAAACAAGAAGCTCCATGCACA ATGCTTGGAATATGAGAAGAGGGAGAAAGAACTTAGTGTCAAG ATGATACAGCTCCGAAATGAACTAAGAGAGGTTCACAATGAGCAGGCCCGGTTGTTGGCTGAATTGCAACATTTAGACGCAATCAAGGATGAAAAATGA
- the LOC100263884 gene encoding protein MICRORCHIDIA 6 isoform X3: MDDTSLSSTSPICPAPLCRQFWKAGNYDDELGSKVTLQNGKNYLHVHPMFLHSNATSHKWAFGAIAELLDNAVDEIQNGATFVIVDKTSNPRDGSPALLIQDDGGGMGPEAMRCCMSFGFSDKKSKSAIGQYGNGFKTSSMRLGADVIVFSRHLDNGKLTQSAGLLSYSFLRQTGHDRIVVPMVDYEFNTSTSNMEPLHRYGKKHFTSNLSILLRWSPYSTEQELLKQFDDIGYHGTKVVIYNLWFSDDGNVELDFDSDPEDIRIGGDIKQVTTIPAWKTINEQHIANRFHISLRVYLSILYLRIPQNFNIILRGKVVEHHNIANDLKFPEFILYRPQTGGLVEGTVVTTIGFLKEAPQVNIHGFNVYHKNRLILPFWQVVNYSDSRGRGVVGVLEANFIEPIHNKQDFERTSLFQKLEGRLKEMTWEYWDYHCGLIGYQVKKKPRTLVSPHISSHGSPHIAMEKPIGLNQSSPAIGNIKATPPGGAFQHPAATASHCLAGRPGEPITDSQSRSQQGASLKRTEHDHPVEPEKKKHAGIKEIVTDTHSQETQPVDIFANHSKDQEAMTLMQENKKLHAQCLEYEKREKELSVKMIQLRNELREVHNEQARLLAELQHLDAIKDEK; the protein is encoded by the exons ATGGATGATACGAGCCTTTCTTCTACATCACCTATATGTCCTGCACCACTATGTCGTCAATTTTGGAAAGCTGGGAACTATGATGATGAGCTTGGTTCTAAGGTTACACTCCAAA AtggtaaaaattatttacatgtgcACCCCATGTTCCTTCATTCAAATGCCACTTCACATAAGTGGGCTTTTGGTG CCATTGCAGAGCTTCTAGACAATGCAGTTGATGAG ATTCAAAATGGGGCCACCTTTGTAATTGTAGATAAAACCTCAAATCCAAGAGATGGAAGTCCAGCATTGTTAATTCAAg ATGACGGTGGTGGAATGGGCCCAGAAGCAATGCGGTGCTGTATGAGTTTTGGATTCTCAGATAAGAAATCAAAATCGGCAATTGGACAAT ATGGAAATGGCTTCAAGACCAGCTCTATGAGACTTGGAGCAGATGTTATTGTCTTCAGCCGCCACCTGGACAATGG GAAGTTGACTCAAAGCGCTGGTCTCCTTTCTTATTCATTTCTCAGACAAACAGGCCATGACAGAATAGTAGTACCTATG GTGGATTATGAGTTTAACACATCAACTAGCAATATGGAACCCTTGCATCGATATGGTAAAAAACATTTCACGTCTAATCTCTCCATTCTTTTGCGGTGGTCTCCATATTCAACAGAGCAAGAGCTTCTAAAGCAA TTTGATGACATTGGGTATCATGGCACAAAAGTTGTCATCTACAATTTATGGTTCAGTGATGATGGGAATGTGGAGCTGGATTTTGATTCAGATCCTGAG GATATACGTATAGGTGGGGATATCAAACAGGTTACAACAATTCCTGCTTGGAAAACAATAAATGAACAGCACATTGCCAACCGATTCCATATTTCCCTCCGT GTATACTTGTCCATCTTGTACTTGCGAATACctcaaaatttcaatataaTATTGCGTGGGAAAGTTGTTGAGCATCATAATATCGCCAATGATCTCAAATTTCCAGAATTCATCTTGTACAGACCTCAAACTGGTGGACTTGTGGAG GGTACAGTTGTAACTACCATAGGGTTTCTTAAAGAAGCTCCACAAGTGAATATCCATGGCTTCAATGTCTACCATAAGAACCGTCTAATActg CCATTTTGGCAGGTTGTAAACTACTCAGACAGTAGAGGCAGAGGAGTTGTTG GTGTTCTGGAAGCAAACTTTATTGAGCCAATTCACAATAAACAAGATTTTGAAAGAACTTCACTTTTTCAAAAACTTGAAGGCCGCTTGAAGGAAATGACATGGGAATACTG GGATTATCACTGTGGACTAATTGGGTATCAGGTTAAGAAAAAGCCTCGAACACTTGTATCTCCGCATATTTCTTCTCATGGTTCACCACATATTGCTATGGAAAAGCCAATTGGGTTGAATCAGAGTTCCCCTGCTATTGGTAATATAAAAGCAACACCTCCAGGTGGAGCCTTCCAACATCCAGCAGCTACTGCTTCCCATTGTTTAGCTGGAAGACCAGGCGAACCAATAACTGATTCTCAAAGCAGATCCCAACAAG GAGCATCTCTGAAGAGGACAGAGCATGACCATCCTGTAGAAcctgaaaagaaaaagcacgCTGGGATAAAGGAAATTGTAACTGACACTCACAGTCAGGAAACACAG CCTGTTGATATTTTTGCAAATCATTCAAAAGACCAAGAGGCCATGACCTTGATGCAAGAAAACAAGAAGCTCCATGCACA ATGCTTGGAATATGAGAAGAGGGAGAAAGAACTTAGTGTCAAG ATGATACAGCTCCGAAATGAACTAAGAGAGGTTCACAATGAGCAGGCCCGGTTGTTGGCTGAATTGCAACATTTAGACGCAATCAAGGATGAAAAATGA
- the LOC100263884 gene encoding protein MICRORCHIDIA 6 isoform X4 → MFLHSNATSHKWAFGAIAELLDNAVDEIQNGATFVIVDKTSNPRDGSPALLIQDDGGGMGPEAMRCCMSFGFSDKKSKSAIGQYGNGFKTSSMRLGADVIVFSRHLDNGKLTQSAGLLSYSFLRQTGHDRIVVPMVDYEFNTSTSNMEPLHRYGKKHFTSNLSILLRWSPYSTEQELLKQFDDIGYHGTKVVIYNLWFSDDGNVELDFDSDPEDIRIGGDIKQVTTIPAWKTINEQHIANRFHISLRVYLSILYLRIPQNFNIILRGKVVEHHNIANDLKFPEFILYRPQTGGLVEGTVVTTIGFLKEAPQVNIHGFNVYHKNRLILPFWQVVNYSDSRGRGVVGVLEANFIEPIHNKQDFERTSLFQKLEGRLKEMTWEYWDYHCGLIGYQVKKKPRTLVSPHISSHGSPHIAMEKPIGLNQSSPAIGNIKATPPGGAFQHPAATASHCLAGRPGEPITDSQSRSQQGASLKRTEHDHPVEPEKKKHAGIKEIVTDTHSQETQPVDIFANHSKDQEAMTLMQENKKLHAQCLEYEKREKELSVKMIQLRNELREVHNEQARLLAELQHLDAIKDEK, encoded by the exons ATGTTCCTTCATTCAAATGCCACTTCACATAAGTGGGCTTTTGGTG CCATTGCAGAGCTTCTAGACAATGCAGTTGATGAG ATTCAAAATGGGGCCACCTTTGTAATTGTAGATAAAACCTCAAATCCAAGAGATGGAAGTCCAGCATTGTTAATTCAAg ATGACGGTGGTGGAATGGGCCCAGAAGCAATGCGGTGCTGTATGAGTTTTGGATTCTCAGATAAGAAATCAAAATCGGCAATTGGACAAT ATGGAAATGGCTTCAAGACCAGCTCTATGAGACTTGGAGCAGATGTTATTGTCTTCAGCCGCCACCTGGACAATGG GAAGTTGACTCAAAGCGCTGGTCTCCTTTCTTATTCATTTCTCAGACAAACAGGCCATGACAGAATAGTAGTACCTATG GTGGATTATGAGTTTAACACATCAACTAGCAATATGGAACCCTTGCATCGATATGGTAAAAAACATTTCACGTCTAATCTCTCCATTCTTTTGCGGTGGTCTCCATATTCAACAGAGCAAGAGCTTCTAAAGCAA TTTGATGACATTGGGTATCATGGCACAAAAGTTGTCATCTACAATTTATGGTTCAGTGATGATGGGAATGTGGAGCTGGATTTTGATTCAGATCCTGAG GATATACGTATAGGTGGGGATATCAAACAGGTTACAACAATTCCTGCTTGGAAAACAATAAATGAACAGCACATTGCCAACCGATTCCATATTTCCCTCCGT GTATACTTGTCCATCTTGTACTTGCGAATACctcaaaatttcaatataaTATTGCGTGGGAAAGTTGTTGAGCATCATAATATCGCCAATGATCTCAAATTTCCAGAATTCATCTTGTACAGACCTCAAACTGGTGGACTTGTGGAG GGTACAGTTGTAACTACCATAGGGTTTCTTAAAGAAGCTCCACAAGTGAATATCCATGGCTTCAATGTCTACCATAAGAACCGTCTAATActg CCATTTTGGCAGGTTGTAAACTACTCAGACAGTAGAGGCAGAGGAGTTGTTG GTGTTCTGGAAGCAAACTTTATTGAGCCAATTCACAATAAACAAGATTTTGAAAGAACTTCACTTTTTCAAAAACTTGAAGGCCGCTTGAAGGAAATGACATGGGAATACTG GGATTATCACTGTGGACTAATTGGGTATCAGGTTAAGAAAAAGCCTCGAACACTTGTATCTCCGCATATTTCTTCTCATGGTTCACCACATATTGCTATGGAAAAGCCAATTGGGTTGAATCAGAGTTCCCCTGCTATTGGTAATATAAAAGCAACACCTCCAGGTGGAGCCTTCCAACATCCAGCAGCTACTGCTTCCCATTGTTTAGCTGGAAGACCAGGCGAACCAATAACTGATTCTCAAAGCAGATCCCAACAAG GAGCATCTCTGAAGAGGACAGAGCATGACCATCCTGTAGAAcctgaaaagaaaaagcacgCTGGGATAAAGGAAATTGTAACTGACACTCACAGTCAGGAAACACAG CCTGTTGATATTTTTGCAAATCATTCAAAAGACCAAGAGGCCATGACCTTGATGCAAGAAAACAAGAAGCTCCATGCACA ATGCTTGGAATATGAGAAGAGGGAGAAAGAACTTAGTGTCAAG ATGATACAGCTCCGAAATGAACTAAGAGAGGTTCACAATGAGCAGGCCCGGTTGTTGGCTGAATTGCAACATTTAGACGCAATCAAGGATGAAAAATGA
- the LOC100263884 gene encoding protein MICRORCHIDIA 6 isoform X5 yields MFLHSNATSHKWAFAIAELLDNAVDEIQNGATFVIVDKTSNPRDGSPALLIQDDGGGMGPEAMRCCMSFGFSDKKSKSAIGQYGNGFKTSSMRLGADVIVFSRHLDNGKLTQSAGLLSYSFLRQTGHDRIVVPMVDYEFNTSTSNMEPLHRYGKKHFTSNLSILLRWSPYSTEQELLKQFDDIGYHGTKVVIYNLWFSDDGNVELDFDSDPEDIRIGGDIKQVTTIPAWKTINEQHIANRFHISLRVYLSILYLRIPQNFNIILRGKVVEHHNIANDLKFPEFILYRPQTGGLVEGTVVTTIGFLKEAPQVNIHGFNVYHKNRLILPFWQVVNYSDSRGRGVVGVLEANFIEPIHNKQDFERTSLFQKLEGRLKEMTWEYWDYHCGLIGYQVKKKPRTLVSPHISSHGSPHIAMEKPIGLNQSSPAIGNIKATPPGGAFQHPAATASHCLAGRPGEPITDSQSRSQQGASLKRTEHDHPVEPEKKKHAGIKEIVTDTHSQETQPVDIFANHSKDQEAMTLMQENKKLHAQCLEYEKREKELSVKMIQLRNELREVHNEQARLLAELQHLDAIKDEK; encoded by the exons ATGTTCCTTCATTCAAATGCCACTTCACATAAGTGGGCTTTTG CCATTGCAGAGCTTCTAGACAATGCAGTTGATGAG ATTCAAAATGGGGCCACCTTTGTAATTGTAGATAAAACCTCAAATCCAAGAGATGGAAGTCCAGCATTGTTAATTCAAg ATGACGGTGGTGGAATGGGCCCAGAAGCAATGCGGTGCTGTATGAGTTTTGGATTCTCAGATAAGAAATCAAAATCGGCAATTGGACAAT ATGGAAATGGCTTCAAGACCAGCTCTATGAGACTTGGAGCAGATGTTATTGTCTTCAGCCGCCACCTGGACAATGG GAAGTTGACTCAAAGCGCTGGTCTCCTTTCTTATTCATTTCTCAGACAAACAGGCCATGACAGAATAGTAGTACCTATG GTGGATTATGAGTTTAACACATCAACTAGCAATATGGAACCCTTGCATCGATATGGTAAAAAACATTTCACGTCTAATCTCTCCATTCTTTTGCGGTGGTCTCCATATTCAACAGAGCAAGAGCTTCTAAAGCAA TTTGATGACATTGGGTATCATGGCACAAAAGTTGTCATCTACAATTTATGGTTCAGTGATGATGGGAATGTGGAGCTGGATTTTGATTCAGATCCTGAG GATATACGTATAGGTGGGGATATCAAACAGGTTACAACAATTCCTGCTTGGAAAACAATAAATGAACAGCACATTGCCAACCGATTCCATATTTCCCTCCGT GTATACTTGTCCATCTTGTACTTGCGAATACctcaaaatttcaatataaTATTGCGTGGGAAAGTTGTTGAGCATCATAATATCGCCAATGATCTCAAATTTCCAGAATTCATCTTGTACAGACCTCAAACTGGTGGACTTGTGGAG GGTACAGTTGTAACTACCATAGGGTTTCTTAAAGAAGCTCCACAAGTGAATATCCATGGCTTCAATGTCTACCATAAGAACCGTCTAATActg CCATTTTGGCAGGTTGTAAACTACTCAGACAGTAGAGGCAGAGGAGTTGTTG GTGTTCTGGAAGCAAACTTTATTGAGCCAATTCACAATAAACAAGATTTTGAAAGAACTTCACTTTTTCAAAAACTTGAAGGCCGCTTGAAGGAAATGACATGGGAATACTG GGATTATCACTGTGGACTAATTGGGTATCAGGTTAAGAAAAAGCCTCGAACACTTGTATCTCCGCATATTTCTTCTCATGGTTCACCACATATTGCTATGGAAAAGCCAATTGGGTTGAATCAGAGTTCCCCTGCTATTGGTAATATAAAAGCAACACCTCCAGGTGGAGCCTTCCAACATCCAGCAGCTACTGCTTCCCATTGTTTAGCTGGAAGACCAGGCGAACCAATAACTGATTCTCAAAGCAGATCCCAACAAG GAGCATCTCTGAAGAGGACAGAGCATGACCATCCTGTAGAAcctgaaaagaaaaagcacgCTGGGATAAAGGAAATTGTAACTGACACTCACAGTCAGGAAACACAG CCTGTTGATATTTTTGCAAATCATTCAAAAGACCAAGAGGCCATGACCTTGATGCAAGAAAACAAGAAGCTCCATGCACA ATGCTTGGAATATGAGAAGAGGGAGAAAGAACTTAGTGTCAAG ATGATACAGCTCCGAAATGAACTAAGAGAGGTTCACAATGAGCAGGCCCGGTTGTTGGCTGAATTGCAACATTTAGACGCAATCAAGGATGAAAAATGA